A genome region from Sphingomonas sp. BGYR3 includes the following:
- a CDS encoding OmpA family protein, protein MRKLAVTLALASTALATPALARDKAWYVGVEGGAMIVEDIDYDIATGNGATATVDSDYGYDAGATVGYDFGPVRLETEVSYRSATADEFTSSTTTPAFNAAGAVFNAPAGSYSLGGRTSALSFMANALLDFGADDAVQGFIGGGAGVARVKASDNRLNENGAFLDNSDTVFAWQALAGVRAPLSDNVDVSLKYRFFNADNVSYSDIQGRQFEGRFRSHSLLGGLTFNFGAPTPPPPPPPPPPPPPPPPPPPPPPPPPPPAVVCTPGPYIVFFDWDKSDITPEAASILDNAITNYQSCGNAQVMLAGHADKSGSAKYNVGLSQRRADAVKAYLSGRGIGEGAISTEAFGESRPRVDTADGVRELQNRRVEVTYGPGSGN, encoded by the coding sequence ATGCGGAAGCTTGCCGTCACATTGGCGCTTGCATCAACCGCGCTGGCCACTCCCGCCCTTGCACGCGACAAAGCGTGGTATGTGGGCGTGGAAGGCGGCGCGATGATCGTCGAAGACATCGACTATGACATCGCAACCGGCAACGGTGCCACCGCTACCGTTGATAGCGACTATGGTTACGACGCTGGTGCCACGGTCGGTTACGACTTCGGTCCGGTCCGTCTGGAAACCGAAGTCAGCTATCGCAGCGCGACTGCCGACGAGTTCACCTCGTCGACCACCACCCCGGCGTTCAACGCGGCGGGTGCGGTGTTCAACGCGCCGGCTGGCAGCTACAGCCTGGGCGGCCGCACGAGCGCGCTGAGCTTCATGGCCAATGCGCTGCTGGACTTCGGTGCTGACGATGCCGTTCAGGGCTTTATCGGTGGTGGTGCCGGTGTTGCCCGCGTCAAGGCGAGCGACAATCGCCTGAACGAGAACGGTGCGTTCCTCGACAACTCCGACACGGTGTTCGCATGGCAGGCCCTGGCCGGTGTGCGCGCCCCGCTCAGCGATAATGTCGATGTGTCGCTGAAGTATCGTTTCTTCAACGCCGACAACGTGTCCTACTCGGACATTCAGGGTCGTCAGTTCGAAGGCCGGTTCCGCTCGCACTCGCTGCTGGGTGGCCTGACCTTCAACTTCGGTGCGCCGACGCCGCCGCCGCCGCCGCCGCCCCCGCCGCCGCCTCCCCCGCCGCCTCCGCCGCCCCCGCCGCCGCCTCCGCCGCCTCCGCCGGCAGTGGTCTGCACCCCGGGGCCGTACATCGTGTTCTTCGACTGGGATAAGTCGGATATCACGCCGGAAGCCGCGAGCATCCTGGACAACGCGATCACCAACTATCAGTCGTGCGGCAACGCGCAGGTGATGCTGGCTGGTCACGCCGACAAGTCGGGTTCGGCCAAGTACAATGTGGGTCTGTCGCAGCGTCGCGCTGACGCGGTGAAGGCTTACCTGTCGGGCCGTGGCATCGGCGAAGGCGCGATTTCGACGGAAGCGTTCGGTGAAAGCCGTCCGCGCGTCGACACCGCCGACGGTGTCCGCGAACTGCAGAACCGCCGGGTGGAAGTCACCTACGGTCCGGGTTCGGGCAACTGA